One window from the genome of Actinoplanes teichomyceticus ATCC 31121 encodes:
- a CDS encoding C45 family autoproteolytic acyltransferase/hydolase, with protein sequence MRQEHKTFQAIEVGDGGDGRWAAYARGLWQEMEGLLTEEGRTPEGADRVRALFRAHMPELVPVLDRLAGRLDRPEADVFLTHAALRPFSQACTQIGRNGTLLRNYDLRPDQCEGTIVSSRFLRPVIGMQDMLWGLLDGMNDAGLAVSLTWGGRSVYGRGFAILIVVRYLLETCDTVDEAVDRLRFLPVAVPQNLTLVDSTKAVTVFVGPDMSPTVAPDACAANHQHLPVTDEQERTMRTQERLHAIRAAGVDVAAMLKPPLYQSVDEQGSRTLYTAHYRPAEGRVTYYWPGESWQQSFGDFTPGSRTVTLGRTSGEAFRTSAHPA encoded by the coding sequence GTGCGGCAAGAGCACAAGACCTTTCAGGCGATCGAGGTCGGCGACGGCGGCGACGGGCGGTGGGCCGCCTACGCCCGGGGCCTGTGGCAGGAGATGGAGGGCCTGCTCACCGAGGAGGGCCGGACTCCGGAGGGCGCGGATCGTGTTCGGGCGCTGTTCCGTGCGCACATGCCGGAACTGGTCCCGGTTCTGGACCGCCTGGCCGGCCGACTCGACCGGCCCGAGGCGGACGTCTTCCTCACCCACGCGGCACTGCGGCCGTTCTCCCAGGCGTGCACCCAGATCGGCAGGAACGGCACTCTGCTGCGCAACTATGACCTACGGCCCGATCAGTGCGAAGGGACCATCGTCTCCTCCCGCTTCCTGCGCCCCGTGATCGGGATGCAGGACATGCTGTGGGGCTTGCTGGACGGGATGAACGACGCCGGTCTCGCGGTCTCGCTCACCTGGGGCGGACGTTCGGTCTACGGACGCGGCTTCGCCATTCTCATCGTGGTGCGCTACCTGCTGGAGACGTGCGACACCGTCGATGAGGCGGTCGACAGGCTGCGATTTCTACCGGTCGCCGTCCCCCAGAACCTCACCCTTGTCGATTCCACCAAGGCGGTGACGGTGTTCGTGGGGCCGGATATGTCACCGACGGTGGCGCCGGATGCCTGCGCCGCCAATCACCAGCACCTGCCGGTGACCGACGAGCAGGAACGGACCATGCGGACGCAGGAGCGGCTGCACGCCATCCGCGCCGCGGGCGTGGACGTGGCGGCGATGCTGAAGCCGCCGCTATACCAATCCGTCGACGAGCAGGGGTCGAGAACGCTCTACACAGCCCACTACCGGCCCGCCGAGGGCCGTGTGACGTACTACTGGCCCGGTGAGTCCTGGCAACAGTCCTTCGGTGACTTCACACCCGGATCCCGCACCGTGACCTTGGGCCGGACCAGCGGAGAGGCTTTCCGGACCTCTGCTCACCCTGCATGA
- a CDS encoding dihydrofolate reductase family protein produces the protein MTRVRIDLFASLDGYASTTGGTSDNPMGEDWGRLTAAYAATRTFHERVLGDTSGTGTTGIDDSYVAAHFDGIGAEIMGAAMFGLHAFPDDPDWKGWWGDRPPFGTPVYVLTHTAPRPPIPMQGGTTFHFRNTAVEDVLAEATEAAGGLDVRVGGGVSTARAFLRAGLVDHLHVMIAPILLGRGTRLWDDLRGLDLTHKVTTEVAESGTIHVTFTR, from the coding sequence ATGACCCGCGTTCGCATCGACCTGTTCGCCTCGCTGGACGGCTACGCCTCGACGACCGGCGGCACCTCCGACAATCCGATGGGAGAAGACTGGGGACGCCTCACCGCGGCCTACGCCGCGACTCGCACGTTCCACGAGCGTGTCCTCGGCGACACCAGCGGCACCGGCACCACCGGCATCGACGACTCCTACGTCGCCGCGCACTTCGACGGCATCGGCGCCGAGATCATGGGCGCGGCCATGTTCGGCCTGCACGCGTTCCCCGACGACCCCGACTGGAAGGGCTGGTGGGGTGACCGGCCGCCGTTCGGAACGCCGGTCTACGTCCTCACCCACACCGCACCGCGTCCGCCGATCCCGATGCAAGGCGGAACGACGTTCCACTTCCGCAACACCGCGGTCGAGGACGTGCTCGCCGAGGCGACCGAGGCCGCCGGCGGCCTGGACGTACGCGTCGGCGGCGGCGTCAGCACCGCCCGAGCCTTCCTGCGCGCCGGCCTGGTAGACCACCTGCACGTCATGATCGCCCCTATCCTGCTCGGCCGGGGCACCCGGCTGTGGGACGACCTGCGCGGGCTCGACCTCACCCACAAGGTGACAACGGAAGTGGCCGAGAGCGGCACGATCCACGTCACCTTCACGCGATAG
- a CDS encoding chemotaxis protein CheB: MANRDLVAIGGSLGALEAATTLLAGLPPDLRTALLVTITAAGERDAAQFDRAGPLPAAVAVDGQALRPGRVYLAGPDPEGATRAAARPPREGGGRGVYPGYRSCP, translated from the coding sequence ATGGCGAATCGAGATCTGGTGGCGATCGGAGGCTCGCTCGGCGCTCTGGAGGCCGCCACCACCCTGCTCGCGGGCCTGCCCCCGGACCTGCGCACCGCGCTGCTGGTGACGATCACCGCGGCCGGGGAGCGGGACGCCGCGCAGTTCGACCGCGCCGGGCCGCTGCCGGCCGCGGTGGCGGTCGACGGCCAGGCGCTGCGGCCGGGACGGGTCTACCTCGCCGGGCCGGATCCCGAGGGCGCTACCCGGGCCGCGGCGCGACCGCCGCGCGAAGGCGGTGGCCGCGGCGTGTACCCCGGATATCGGTCGTGTCCATGA
- a CDS encoding ATP-binding protein gives MVDDALLRDPVRLAAVDTARRALALLPVALNAVAALAARLTEAPMGMVTLIGDEEEYFVGVHHPPPALNEQGHAPMAYSVCKYVVSAGRPVDSGDMFREPGLREHLLATQYGVRAFLGVPLRDGAGQPVGSLTVLDTEARQWSDEQAALLAEIAGLLRPGALPGPVPAGGMDSASLLDSTQEAFLAVDRDGVVVSWNRAAEEMLGYTADEVCGRHLDESVLPDYDGRPIGVALTRLFSTSPRREVSRRVSVRHRNGRRLTAQASLSVVGSADGPRACVFLTDLTGQAAAEEAADRNGSFLAALLESLTVGVIACDNEGRLVVVNRVLREAQGLPPVGEVPIDWPRMVTGSLLHPDGTPISWERTPLMRALHGETVPATDVVVERPGHRPRTFSTIAQPITGSGGRMLGAVAVGREITALRRVERFRTCHLAVAEAIAAANEPPAAAPGVLRAVAITLGWPYAELWVIDQTGEHLDSVGRWSAPGSEELADYIPVKGVGVTGRVWATGQPLWVANLADADWLYAPDSRARTELSVRLGIRTVLSVPVRNGNTMLGVLSCYSTVVEPHQDVLTVLLDGVAAQFGVFVAMCRATELSRQLERARDDFLALIGHEMRTPLTSIAANATLLGEEAAGLDEDSRQMVRSIERNTAALRGIVETLLDLAGLEAGHIGLTVRDVDLAALVTDAANAAGPTAAGNGVRLSTDLPERLGMTGDPARLREVVDDLLSNAIKYSRDGGDVRVHLRSHGTTAELRVTDTGIGVPGDEIDQLFARFYRASNVRHQGVPGSGLGLTRARTIVEMHGGAITITGHEPTGTTAVVRLPLRNEQA, from the coding sequence GTGGTTGACGACGCACTGCTGCGCGATCCGGTGCGGCTCGCGGCGGTGGACACTGCTCGCCGGGCGCTGGCCCTGCTGCCGGTCGCGCTGAACGCGGTGGCAGCGCTCGCGGCGCGGCTGACCGAGGCGCCGATGGGAATGGTCACCCTGATCGGCGACGAGGAGGAGTACTTCGTCGGTGTGCACCACCCGCCGCCGGCGTTGAACGAGCAGGGGCATGCGCCGATGGCGTACTCCGTGTGCAAGTACGTGGTCAGCGCGGGCCGCCCGGTCGACTCCGGGGACATGTTCCGGGAGCCGGGCCTGCGGGAGCATCTGCTGGCCACGCAGTACGGCGTACGGGCGTTCCTGGGCGTGCCGTTGCGCGACGGCGCCGGCCAGCCGGTGGGGTCGCTCACGGTGCTCGACACCGAGGCCCGGCAGTGGTCCGACGAGCAGGCCGCCCTGCTGGCGGAGATCGCCGGGTTGCTGCGGCCTGGTGCGCTTCCCGGGCCGGTGCCCGCCGGCGGGATGGACAGCGCGTCCCTGCTGGACAGCACGCAGGAGGCGTTCCTCGCGGTGGACCGCGACGGTGTGGTGGTGAGCTGGAACCGCGCCGCCGAGGAGATGCTCGGCTACACCGCCGACGAGGTGTGCGGCCGGCACCTGGACGAGAGCGTGCTGCCCGACTACGACGGACGTCCGATCGGCGTGGCCCTGACCCGGCTGTTCTCCACCTCGCCGCGCCGCGAGGTGTCCCGGCGGGTGAGTGTCCGGCACCGCAACGGCCGGCGGCTGACGGCCCAGGCGTCGCTGTCGGTGGTCGGCTCCGCCGACGGGCCGAGGGCGTGCGTGTTCCTCACCGACCTGACCGGGCAGGCCGCCGCCGAGGAGGCCGCCGACCGCAACGGCAGCTTCCTGGCGGCCCTGCTGGAAAGCCTGACCGTCGGGGTGATCGCCTGCGACAACGAGGGCCGGCTGGTGGTGGTCAACCGCGTGCTGCGGGAGGCGCAGGGGCTGCCGCCGGTCGGCGAGGTGCCGATCGACTGGCCGCGGATGGTGACCGGCTCCCTGCTGCACCCCGACGGGACGCCGATAAGCTGGGAACGAACGCCGCTGATGCGCGCCCTGCACGGCGAGACCGTGCCGGCGACCGATGTGGTGGTGGAGCGGCCCGGGCACCGGCCGCGGACGTTCTCGACCATCGCTCAACCGATCACCGGCTCCGGTGGCCGCATGCTGGGCGCCGTGGCGGTCGGCCGGGAGATCACCGCGCTGCGCCGGGTGGAACGGTTCCGCACCTGCCATCTCGCCGTGGCCGAGGCCATCGCGGCGGCGAACGAGCCGCCGGCGGCGGCGCCCGGTGTCCTGCGGGCGGTGGCCATCACGCTGGGCTGGCCGTACGCGGAGCTGTGGGTGATCGACCAGACCGGCGAGCACCTGGACTCCGTCGGCCGCTGGAGTGCGCCGGGCTCCGAGGAACTTGCGGACTACATCCCGGTGAAAGGTGTCGGCGTCACCGGCCGGGTCTGGGCCACCGGCCAGCCGCTGTGGGTGGCCAACCTCGCCGACGCCGACTGGCTGTACGCCCCGGACAGCCGCGCCCGCACCGAACTCAGCGTGCGGCTGGGCATCCGCACCGTGCTGTCCGTGCCGGTGCGTAACGGCAACACCATGCTCGGCGTGCTCAGCTGTTACTCCACCGTCGTCGAACCGCACCAGGACGTCCTCACGGTGCTGCTGGACGGCGTCGCCGCACAGTTCGGGGTCTTCGTCGCGATGTGCCGGGCCACGGAGCTGTCCCGCCAGCTGGAGCGCGCACGGGACGACTTTCTCGCGCTGATCGGCCACGAGATGCGTACGCCACTGACCTCGATCGCGGCCAACGCCACCCTCCTGGGCGAGGAGGCGGCCGGCCTGGACGAGGACAGCCGGCAGATGGTGCGGTCCATCGAGCGCAACACCGCGGCCCTGCGAGGCATCGTCGAGACCCTGCTGGATCTCGCCGGGCTGGAGGCCGGTCACATCGGCCTCACCGTCCGGGACGTCGACCTGGCCGCTCTCGTCACCGACGCGGCGAACGCCGCCGGACCGACCGCCGCCGGCAACGGCGTGCGGCTGAGCACCGACCTGCCGGAGCGGCTCGGCATGACCGGCGATCCGGCACGGCTGCGGGAGGTCGTCGACGACCTGCTCTCGAACGCGATCAAATACAGCCGGGACGGCGGCGACGTGCGGGTACACCTACGGTCCCACGGCACGACCGCGGAACTGCGCGTCACGGATACCGGCATCGGCGTGCCCGGCGACGAGATCGATCAGCTCTTCGCCCGCTTCTACCGGGCCAGTAACGTCCGCCATCAAGGCGTTCCCGGCAGCGGACTCGGACTGACCCGGGCGCGCACCATCGTCGAGATGCACGGCGGGGCCATCACCATCACCGGCCACGAGCCGACCGGCACCACCGCGGTCGTCCGGCTACCGCTGCGCAACGAGCAGGCTTGA
- a CDS encoding PIG-L family deacetylase: MVDRSLTLMAVHAHPDDEASSTGGVLARCAAEGITTVLVTCTDGRCGDGPGGVKPGAPGHDPVAVAAMRREELEVSCAALKVTHLELLGYADSGMMGWPSNDAPGSFWSVPVAAAADRLAVLIRRYQPDVVVTYDENGFYGHPDHIQAHRVTMAAVALTGVPAKVYWTTAPHSGMAALGEALRELGVDWAEAEMTEDAPPPQIGLPDAEITTWVDTRAFGAQKYDALAAHASQSENIEFLRMGKERFTDLMGVETFLRVRDTTGAPLPEDDLFAGLR, encoded by the coding sequence ATGGTTGATCGATCCCTGACCTTGATGGCGGTGCACGCCCATCCCGACGACGAAGCTTCGAGCACCGGCGGGGTCCTCGCCCGCTGTGCCGCGGAGGGGATCACGACAGTGCTCGTGACGTGCACCGACGGGCGTTGCGGGGACGGGCCGGGCGGGGTCAAGCCGGGTGCGCCGGGGCACGATCCGGTGGCGGTGGCCGCGATGCGTCGCGAGGAGCTCGAGGTGAGCTGCGCCGCGCTCAAGGTCACGCACCTCGAACTGCTCGGCTACGCCGACTCCGGGATGATGGGGTGGCCGAGCAACGACGCGCCCGGCTCGTTCTGGAGCGTGCCGGTCGCCGCGGCGGCAGACCGGCTCGCCGTCCTCATCCGGCGGTACCAGCCCGACGTCGTCGTCACCTACGACGAGAACGGCTTCTACGGCCATCCCGACCACATCCAGGCGCACCGCGTCACCATGGCCGCGGTCGCGCTGACCGGCGTGCCGGCCAAGGTGTACTGGACGACCGCGCCGCACTCGGGGATGGCCGCGCTCGGCGAGGCGCTGCGCGAGCTGGGGGTCGACTGGGCGGAGGCCGAGATGACCGAGGACGCCCCACCCCCGCAGATCGGCTTGCCGGATGCGGAGATCACCACCTGGGTGGACACCCGGGCGTTCGGCGCCCAGAAGTACGACGCACTCGCGGCGCACGCCAGCCAGAGCGAGAACATCGAGTTCCTGCGCATGGGCAAGGAGCGCTTCACCGACCTGATGGGGGTCGAGACGTTCCTGCGCGTGCGGGACACCACCGGCGCGCCGCTACCCGAGGACGATCTGTTCGCTGGACTGCGCTGA
- a CDS encoding cellulose binding domain-containing protein → MTERETRTLRVLTGTFAAALLAAAGMMILPDGSASAEVNSSAAATAGCGKTPTLRDGTYTIQSGGQARTYILRLPSTYTNTQAHRLVVGLHWLNGSANDVVGNGFYGLQQRSGNSAIFIAPQGLDAGWANTGGRDVTLIDDILRVVENDLCVDTSRRFALGFSYGGAMSYALACARPTVFRAVAPIAGANLSGCSPASQPVAYFGIHGIRDSVLNVSMGRSIRDTFVRLNGCTAHNPPEPASGSGTHITTAYPGCRAGYPVQWAAFDGDHVPLPVDRNASSSWVSGEVWQFFSQFGGGTTPSDPASPSPSSPSASASSGPAPGGAACRVTSTVNAWNNGLTADITVTNTGSSPLTGWTLAFTLPSGQTITNGWNATYAPTSGRVTATNVGYNASLPPGGSVSLGFQATHTGNAGAPSTYGLNGSPCTSG, encoded by the coding sequence ATGACAGAACGAGAGACGCGGACTCTACGGGTCCTGACCGGGACCTTCGCCGCGGCGCTGCTGGCCGCGGCGGGCATGATGATCTTGCCCGACGGCTCGGCGTCGGCCGAGGTGAACAGCTCGGCGGCAGCGACCGCAGGATGCGGGAAGACCCCGACCCTGCGCGACGGGACCTACACGATCCAGAGCGGCGGCCAGGCCCGCACCTACATCCTGCGGCTGCCGAGCACCTACACCAACACCCAGGCCCATCGGCTGGTCGTGGGACTGCACTGGCTCAACGGCAGCGCCAACGATGTGGTCGGCAACGGCTTCTACGGTCTGCAGCAACGATCCGGCAACAGCGCCATCTTCATCGCGCCTCAGGGCCTCGATGCGGGCTGGGCCAACACCGGCGGCCGCGACGTCACCCTGATCGACGACATCCTCCGGGTGGTCGAGAACGATTTGTGCGTCGACACCTCCCGACGATTCGCGCTGGGCTTCAGCTACGGCGGCGCGATGAGCTACGCCCTGGCGTGCGCCCGGCCGACCGTGTTCCGGGCGGTCGCACCGATCGCCGGCGCGAACCTCAGCGGCTGCTCCCCGGCGTCCCAGCCGGTGGCCTACTTCGGCATCCACGGGATCCGTGACAGCGTCCTGAACGTCTCGATGGGTCGCTCGATCCGGGACACCTTCGTGCGCCTCAACGGCTGCACGGCCCACAATCCACCGGAGCCGGCGTCGGGCAGCGGAACCCACATCACCACCGCCTACCCGGGATGCCGGGCGGGATATCCCGTCCAGTGGGCCGCCTTCGACGGCGACCACGTGCCGCTTCCGGTCGACCGCAACGCGTCGTCGTCGTGGGTCTCCGGCGAGGTGTGGCAGTTCTTCAGCCAGTTCGGCGGCGGTACCACGCCCTCGGACCCGGCGTCCCCCTCGCCGTCCTCCCCTTCAGCGTCCGCGTCCAGCGGCCCGGCACCCGGTGGCGCCGCGTGCCGTGTCACCAGCACGGTCAACGCCTGGAACAACGGCCTGACCGCCGACATCACGGTCACCAACACCGGCAGCTCGCCCCTCACCGGCTGGACGCTCGCCTTCACCCTGCCCAGCGGCCAGACCATCACCAACGGCTGGAACGCCACCTATGCGCCCACGTCGGGACGGGTCACGGCGACGAACGTCGGCTACAACGCCAGCCTGCCGCCGGGCGGGTCGGTCAGCCTGGGCTTCCAGGCCACACACACGGGCAACGCCGGAGCGCCGAGCACGTACGGGCTGAACGGCTCCCCCTGTACCAGCGGCTGA
- a CDS encoding PaaX family transcriptional regulator has product MTSPYDIEEIFPDDAAGSVRLPRRQAGTSSQELTVTLLADYTLRTRAWVPSAAVVALLSESGVSSTAARAAVSRLARRGVLENRRHGRQSSYRLTAAAATFLAVGGSAIVSPVDGDPPWDEHWTLVAFSLPQARGAQRRGLRAQLRWMGFAPLYDGLWVSPRDLTDKVRAQLAPFAPGAMTVFRARHVDLPAADGRSPIDAWDTAAIAAEYEAFVRRWSPTLLRMEAGEVAGAEAVRVRTDVMDTYRRLPILDPQLPGPLLPPDWPRGPARKLFVAIYDGLARTAEGHVRAVAARFAVAPLPDIRAHTVAELAAGLP; this is encoded by the coding sequence GTGACGAGCCCGTACGACATCGAGGAGATCTTTCCGGACGACGCCGCGGGCTCGGTGCGGCTACCGCGCCGGCAGGCCGGGACCTCGTCCCAGGAACTGACGGTGACGTTGCTGGCGGACTACACCCTGCGCACCAGAGCCTGGGTGCCGTCGGCCGCGGTCGTCGCCCTGCTCTCGGAGAGCGGCGTGAGCAGCACCGCGGCCCGGGCCGCCGTCAGCCGGCTGGCCCGCCGCGGGGTGCTTGAGAACCGCCGGCACGGGAGGCAGAGCTCCTACCGGCTGACCGCGGCCGCGGCCACGTTTCTCGCCGTCGGTGGAAGCGCCATCGTCTCGCCCGTCGACGGCGACCCGCCGTGGGACGAACATTGGACGCTGGTCGCCTTCTCGCTGCCACAGGCCCGCGGCGCGCAACGGCGGGGGCTGCGCGCGCAGCTACGGTGGATGGGCTTCGCGCCGCTGTACGACGGCCTGTGGGTTTCGCCGCGTGATCTCACCGACAAGGTCCGGGCACAACTGGCGCCCTTCGCCCCCGGCGCCATGACGGTGTTCCGTGCCCGGCATGTCGACCTCCCGGCCGCGGACGGGCGATCTCCGATCGACGCCTGGGACACCGCGGCGATCGCCGCGGAATATGAAGCGTTCGTCCGGCGCTGGAGCCCGACGCTGCTGCGGATGGAGGCCGGGGAGGTCGCCGGCGCGGAGGCGGTTCGCGTCCGCACCGACGTCATGGACACGTACCGGCGTCTACCCATCCTCGACCCGCAGCTGCCCGGCCCCCTGCTCCCGCCGGACTGGCCGCGCGGACCGGCCCGGAAGCTGTTCGTCGCCATCTATGACGGACTCGCGCGAACCGCCGAAGGTCATGTACGCGCCGTCGCCGCCCGCTTCGCCGTCGCGCCCCTGCCCGACATCCGTGCGCACACCGTGGCGGAGCTGGCGGCCGGTCTGCCGTAG
- a CDS encoding PadR family transcriptional regulator produces METPVREPTFLILTALAAEPLHGYALITEVARLSGGRVSLRPGTLYGALDRLLDAGLVTVEREEVVDSRLRRYYRLTEHGGDLLADETERMRRNVEAATARLNARTRRGTPRLSGGPA; encoded by the coding sequence GTGGAGACACCGGTACGCGAGCCCACCTTCCTCATCCTCACCGCCCTGGCGGCCGAGCCTCTGCACGGCTACGCGCTGATCACCGAGGTGGCCCGGCTTTCCGGCGGCCGCGTCTCGCTGCGCCCCGGCACGCTCTACGGCGCCCTCGACCGATTGCTCGACGCCGGCCTGGTCACCGTCGAGCGGGAGGAGGTGGTGGACAGCCGGCTGCGCCGCTACTACCGGCTCACCGAGCACGGTGGTGATCTGCTCGCCGACGAGACCGAGCGGATGCGCCGCAACGTCGAGGCCGCGACCGCGCGACTGAACGCCCGTACCCGTCGGGGCACACCCCGGCTCAGCGGAGGGCCCGCATGA
- a CDS encoding ArsR/SmtB family transcription factor encodes MPKYHDEIDAVLRALADPTRRAVVERLAKSPAVVSDLAAPFSMALPSLMQHLRVLEDAGLVTSQKHGRVRTVSLRPGAFDVLHLWLDEQRTPAERQADRLGIHLARTRPKGT; translated from the coding sequence GTGCCTAAGTATCACGACGAGATCGACGCCGTGCTCCGCGCACTCGCGGATCCGACGCGCAGGGCCGTCGTGGAACGGCTGGCGAAATCCCCGGCCGTCGTGTCCGACCTCGCCGCGCCGTTCTCGATGGCCTTGCCGTCGCTCATGCAGCACCTGCGCGTCCTCGAGGACGCGGGACTGGTCACCTCGCAGAAGCACGGACGCGTCCGCACCGTGAGCCTGCGGCCCGGCGCCTTCGACGTCCTACACCTGTGGCTCGACGAGCAACGAACCCCCGCAGAACGCCAAGCCGACCGGCTCGGCATCCACCTGGCCCGGACCAGACCGAAGGGCACCTGA
- a CDS encoding SRPBCC domain-containing protein, producing MTIERRLARAGFTLTRDYPIPLQRVWDAFAEEQQKRAWWGAGDAIEPGEWAFDFRVGGRDVAEGKFHDGPLSRYEATYTDIVEHVRIVTTYDMWLDGIHMSTSVASLEFEPIDEGTRFTHVEHGVFFDQFWADGPNREKGSRGLLDALGSYLA from the coding sequence ATGACGATCGAACGCCGCCTCGCCCGCGCCGGGTTCACTCTGACCCGCGACTACCCCATTCCCCTCCAGCGCGTCTGGGACGCGTTCGCCGAGGAGCAGCAGAAGCGGGCCTGGTGGGGCGCCGGTGACGCCATCGAGCCCGGCGAATGGGCGTTCGACTTCCGCGTCGGCGGACGCGACGTCGCCGAGGGCAAGTTCCACGACGGTCCGCTCTCCCGCTACGAGGCCACATACACCGACATCGTCGAACACGTCCGCATCGTCACGACGTACGACATGTGGCTCGACGGGATCCACATGTCGACCTCGGTGGCGTCGCTCGAGTTCGAGCCGATCGACGAGGGCACCCGGTTCACGCACGTCGAGCATGGCGTCTTCTTCGACCAGTTCTGGGCCGACGGGCCGAACCGCGAGAAGGGCAGCCGGGGCCTGCTCGATGCCCTGGGCAGCTACCTCGCGTGA
- a CDS encoding transposase, which produces MAKITEDRDELLAFYGFPAEHRVHVRTTNPIESTSSTVELRTKVTRAAGSPAAALALVFTLVESAQERRRAITGAHLVALVRPGVRFENGFLVERDKTVAP; this is translated from the coding sequence ATCGCGAAGATCACCGAGGACCGGGACGAGCTGCTCGCCTTCTACGGCTTCCCGGCGGAGCACCGGGTACATGTGCGGACCACCAACCCCATCGAGTCCACATCCTCCACGGTCGAGCTGCGCACCAAGGTCACCCGCGCGGCCGGCAGCCCGGCCGCCGCCCTCGCCCTGGTGTTCACATTGGTTGAGTCCGCCCAGGAACGCCGGCGCGCGATCACCGGCGCCCACCTCGTCGCCCTGGTCCGCCCCGGGGTCAGATTCGAGAACGGCTTCTTGGTCGAGCGCGACAAGACCGTCGCACCCTGA
- a CDS encoding helix-turn-helix domain-containing protein, producing the protein MRERTGAGEKRSALAREFGISRETVYSSLRPAAVAG; encoded by the coding sequence TTGCGCGAGCGGACCGGCGCCGGCGAGAAGAGGTCCGCCCTTGCCCGGGAGTTCGGCATCAGCCGCGAGACGGTCTACAGCTCCCTGCGCCCTGCGGCGGTCGCTGGCTGA
- a CDS encoding extracellular catalytic domain type 1 short-chain-length polyhydroxyalkanoate depolymerase, producing MRIRRKLLLAVAGALVMAGLAVPAARPAFAASLTEVTAFGSNPGGMRMHLYVPDVRPASPPIVVAMHGCGGSGPGFHSSSEFASLADRYGFLVIYPSAMQEAGFGRCFDTWSTAAKTRDGGSDPVSIASMVSYAARQYGGDLNRVYATGSSSGGMMTQHMLALYPDLFKAGASFMGVPFDCFAGAADYPPGTSRCTGGSMNRTPQQWGDAVRRVNPGHAGPRPRVQLWHGTADTLVPYQLLQESIEQWTNVFGLGQTPTSSDTPQAGWNRRRYADAAGTVQVEAYSVQGAGHTLPSSGMAAAAIAFFGLTTAPSTPPSSPPVTGACRVTDTVNAWNNGLTSTITITNSGAGSINGWSLVFTLPAGQTITSGWGATYSPQSGQVTARNVDYTAVIAPNSSISIGFQATHVGNTAKPTSFTFNGTACAVG from the coding sequence ATGAGGATCAGACGGAAGTTGCTGCTGGCCGTGGCCGGCGCGCTGGTCATGGCCGGGTTGGCGGTCCCGGCGGCACGGCCGGCGTTCGCGGCCTCGTTGACCGAGGTCACCGCGTTCGGCAGCAATCCCGGCGGCATGCGGATGCACCTCTACGTGCCGGACGTCCGCCCGGCCAGTCCGCCGATCGTGGTGGCCATGCACGGCTGCGGCGGCTCCGGTCCCGGCTTCCACTCCAGCAGCGAGTTCGCCTCGCTCGCCGACCGGTACGGGTTCCTCGTGATCTACCCGTCCGCGATGCAGGAGGCCGGTTTCGGCAGGTGCTTCGACACCTGGTCGACGGCCGCGAAGACACGCGACGGCGGCAGCGACCCGGTGTCCATCGCGTCGATGGTCTCCTACGCCGCGCGGCAGTACGGCGGCGACCTGAACCGGGTGTACGCCACCGGCAGCTCGTCCGGCGGCATGATGACCCAGCACATGCTCGCGCTCTACCCCGACCTGTTCAAGGCCGGAGCGTCCTTCATGGGCGTACCGTTCGACTGCTTCGCCGGCGCCGCCGACTACCCGCCCGGCACGAGCCGGTGCACCGGCGGTTCGATGAACCGCACGCCGCAGCAGTGGGGCGACGCGGTGCGCCGGGTCAACCCCGGCCACGCCGGCCCACGCCCGCGGGTGCAGCTCTGGCACGGCACCGCCGACACGCTGGTGCCGTACCAGCTGCTCCAGGAGTCCATCGAGCAGTGGACCAACGTGTTCGGACTCGGCCAGACGCCCACCTCCAGCGACACCCCGCAGGCCGGCTGGAACCGCCGCCGCTACGCCGACGCCGCGGGCACCGTCCAGGTCGAGGCGTACAGCGTCCAGGGCGCCGGGCACACCCTGCCCTCCAGCGGCATGGCCGCCGCGGCCATCGCCTTCTTCGGGCTCACCACCGCGCCGTCGACCCCGCCGTCGTCGCCTCCGGTCACCGGGGCGTGCCGGGTCACCGACACCGTCAACGCCTGGAACAACGGCCTCACCTCGACGATCACGATCACCAACAGCGGCGCCGGGAGCATCAACGGCTGGTCCCTGGTCTTCACCCTGCCGGCTGGGCAGACCATCACGTCCGGGTGGGGCGCCACCTACTCCCCGCAGTCCGGACAGGTGACGGCACGCAACGTCGACTACACCGCGGTCATCGCCCCCAACAGCTCGATCTCCATCGGCTTCCAGGCAACCCATGTCGGCAACACCGCGAAGCCCACGTCGTTCACGTTCAACGGCACGGCCTGCGCGGTGGGTTAG